A window of Ktedonobacterales bacterium genomic DNA:
TTCGGGTTGCTACGCTTCAGCGTATCCTCAAAGAGTTCGGCGGGCTGTAGCCCATCCGCTTGCTCGTAATACTCTACCGTCCATCCCATGAGAAGATGGTAACATAAAAATCACCAATTTTCAATATCCGGCCCCTCGCCTTCATCACTTCCTGGGGTCTCATACCGTCACCAGAAAGCCCACCAGGAAGCCCAGGACAGCGCCGATCAGCACTTGAAAGGGCGTGTGGCCGATCAGTTCGCGCAGGCGCGCCTGCTGAATCCCCTTCTTATCGAAGTAATCTTCCATCATCTGATTGAGGATGCGCGCCTGCACGCTCACCGCGCGCCGCACTCCGGCGGCGTCATACATGACAATCGCGGCAAAGACTACGCACACCGCGAAGACCGGCGAATCCAGGCCCAACTGCTTCCCGGCGGCAGTTGCCAGCGCCGTCACAAAAGCCGAATGCGAACTGGGCATGCCGCCAGCCCCCGCGATATATTGAAAATCAAAGCGGCGGTCACGAATCAAGGCGATCAGCCCTTTGGCAACCTGGGCAAGCAGCAACGCCAGCACAGCGGCAATCAGGAGTTGGTTTTGCAGGAGCGCCATAGCACCTTCCCAGCGTTGTAAGGCGTGACCGCGTGACGGCCACTAATGCTCACTCTCAAACGACGCCAACGTCAGACTTCCCGCGCTATCGGTGAGGAGCTGCTGCACGCGCAGTTCGGCGTCATCCAGCAGGCGCTCGCAGTACTGCGCCAGCTTCATACCCTCCTCGAAATGGGCCATCGCCTCATCCAGCGAGAGATCGCCACCATCCATAGCCTCCACCGCCTGCTCCAGACGCTCAAACGCCTCCTCGAAGGTCAGCCCGACAAACTCATTCTGCTTCTGTTTGGTCATCCTGCTCGTCCTCCGCGACTAGATGCCAGACCACGCTGCGAATATGCCCATCGCGCACCTGAATATCCAGTTCCTCCCCTGCTTCCACCTGATGCACGCTCTTCACTGTCTGGCCGTTGGCCTCGCGGCGCACCACCGCGTAGCCGCGCGCAATCGTCAGCAGCGGGCTGAGCGAGTTCAGATGCAGCGCCGCGCCGCGCAGACGCTCGCGGCGCATCCCCAGTACATGATCCAGGCGTTCGCTCATCGTGCGCGTGGCCTCATCCACCTGCTGGCGAGCGCGGGTCAGGCGGCTCATGGGACTGGCGCGCACGAGATCGCGCTGATACCCGGTGAGCGCGCCGCGCAGCAGTTCCAGCTTACTTTCCATCAACTCGGTCAGGCGTTCCTGGGCATCGGCCACCGAACGCCGCCACTCAGCCGCGTCAGGTACCGCCGCGGCGGCAGCGGCGGTGGGCGTGGAAGCGCGATAATCGGCTACAAAATCGGCGATGGTAAAATCGGTTTCGTGGCCTACGCCGGTAATCACCGGCAGGCGCGAGCGGTAAATCGCGCGGGCAACCTCTTCTTCGTTAAAGGCCCAGAGTTCTTCCACTGACCCGCCGCCGCGCGCCACGATAATCACATCCGCCGCGCCATGCGTGTTGAGCAGGTCAATGGCCGCCGCGATTTGCCTGGCGGCAGCTTCGCCCTGCACCAGCGTGGGCGCCAGAATCACGCGCACCAGCGGGCAGCGCGTGCGCAGCACCCGCAGCATATCGCGCAGCGCGGCAGCCTGGGGCGAAGTGACTATCCCAATCACACCTGGTACGCGCGGCAGCGGGCGCTTGCGCTCTTCAGCAAACAACCCCTCAGCCTCCAGGCGCTGTTTCATCTGCTCAAAGCGCAGATGGAGCAGCCCGACGCCAGCCTCTTCGATTTCCCCCACGACCAGTTGATAGTCGCCCCGGCTCTCATAAAGGGTCAGCCGTCCGCGCGCCAGCACCGCCATACCATTGCGCAGTGTCACCGGGGCTGGCGCGAGCAGCGGCGCAAAGAGATGGGCGCGCGAGTTGTGTGGAGCGCCCGCGCGACGAAACATCACGCAGCGCAGTTGCGCGCCCTCATCCTTGAGCGAAAAATATTGATGCCCGGCAGAAGACTGCGAGTAATTAGAAATCTCGCCCTGCACCCAAACGTCCTGCAAGAGCGGGTCTGTCTCCAGCACCTCTTTGAGATAAAGCGTCAACTGGCTGACCGCGAAGAGTTGCATCATCTACTCGCTGGGGGCTAGAACGGCTAAACAGTGGTATCAATAGTCATCATATGCTGACCGTATTCCACCGGCTGACCGTCTTTAACGACAATCTCCACCACTCGCCCGGCGACTGGCGTCTCGACTTCATTCATCACATTCAGCGCCTCGACCGCGCCGACGATCTGCCCCACACGAACCTGATCGCCTACAGACACGGCGGCCTTGGAGCCGCGCTTCAAGCTGACTCGAAATGTACCCACCAGCGTCGCTGCCACCTTCTGGAGCGTTTCCGGGGCGGCTGGCGCAGACTCGGCACTCTCTGGCACAGCCTCTTGCGCCGCCGCAGCCACCGCAGAAGCATTCTGGTCCTCCATAGCCGCCAGTACTGACCCGGCCCCAACGAGCGGCGTAGGCTTGCGCAGCGTCAGCCGCAGCCCCTCACTCTCGCGTTCAATGGTCAGTTCATGGACATCACTCGTATCCATCATCTGAATCAGCCGACGCACCTGCTCCACGCTGATGCTGGCATCTGGAGCGGTTGACGCCGCTGAAACCCTGGACTCGCCTTGCTCTTTTACCATCGCGCCCCCCTGTTCGCGTCATACCATACCGATCTGTATGCCTGCTGACGAAGCAAGCAGAAACCGCTATACCCGCTCCAGATAGGATGCGGTATCGGTTTTCACCCGGATCACATCGCCCGTACTGACAAAGAGCGGCACCTGCACCGTCAGGCCCGTCTCCAGCGTGGCTGGCTTGGTTCCGCCAGTCGCCGTATCCCCCTTGAAGCCCGGCTCGGTATAGGTCACGCGCAGGTCCACTGTCGCTGGCGGCTCCAGCGACAGTGGTTCCTCATTATAACTGACCAGCTCAAACGTCAGCCCATCCACCAGATAATAGCGGTTATCGCCAAGCTGCGCCGTCGTGAGCGGAATCTGCTCGAAGTTTTCGGTATCCATGAAATAGTAATGATCGCCATCCTGATATTGAAACTGGACCGGGCGCTCATCCAGGTCCACGCGCGGAAACTTTTCGCCCGAATCGAAGGTGCGCTCGAAGATGGCTCCCGTGCGCAGATTGCGCATCTTCACACGCACAATCGCGCCGCCGCGCCCGATCTTAATATGCTGCCATTCGATAATGCTCATCAATTGACCATCCAGGTCAATGGTCGCGCCGCGCTTCAGATCGCCCACCGAGATCATCAGTTGTCCTCCTGCAAGACCAGCTTCGGGGCCAGCAAACTCCAGGGCGAGGAGTACGCTGGCCGCTCCTCCTAAGCATTCAGTACCAGTTCTTTTGGCGCGCGGGTCAGAATATTCACACCCGTTTGGGTAATCACGCCCATATCTTCAATGCGCACACCGCCCCAGCCGGGGATATAGATGCCAGGCTCAATCGTCACCACCGCTCCCACGCGCAGCGGCGCGTCGGAGTTAAAGCGGCTCATGCGCGGGTATTCATGAACCTCCAGGCCAACACCGTGACCAGTGCCATGCACATAATATTCGCCGTAGCCCGCCTGCTCAATTGTCGCGCGCGCCAGCGCATCGGCAGCCTGGCCCACCAGGTCCGCGCGCAGCCCCGCCTCGCAGGCCATCTGCGCCCGCAAGACCACCTCATGAACCTCGCGCAGTTTGGCGTCTGGCTCGCCCAGGCAGAGAGTGCGTGTCATATCCGAGCAATAGCCCTGATAGCGCGTACCCATATCTATCGTGATTGGCTCGCCTTTTTCCAACTTGCGCTCGGTTGGCGTCGCGTGCGGCAGGGCGGCATTTGGCCCGGAAGCGACAATGGAGGGGAACGACGCGTCTTCGGCTCCCTGCGCCAGCATAAAGCGCAGAATCTCCCAGGCCACTTCTTTTTCCGTCAGCCCTGGGCGAAGCCAGCCTTGCAGGTGGGCAAAGGTCTCATCGGTAATCTGCTGCGCCTGCCTGATACGCTCAACTTCGCCTTCATCTTTGCATTCCCGCAGCGGTTCGACGACATCGTTCAGCGCCTTTAGCGTGAAGGCATCTTTGCTCTCAGCGAGCATGCTTTGATAGATCGCCACCGAAACCCGCTCGGCCTCGAGGCCAACCGTCTGCCAGCCTTGCTGGCGGATCGTTTCAGCGAGGATGGGGCCAAATGCGGCCTGGCGAATGACCAGCGGCACATCAGGCGCTTCGCGCGTGGCCTGCTCGGTATAGCGCCCATCGGTGACAAGCAGCATTCTGTCGCTGCCGATGAGCAACTGACCGGC
This region includes:
- a CDS encoding biotin/lipoyl-containing protein, which translates into the protein MVKEQGESRVSAASTAPDASISVEQVRRLIQMMDTSDVHELTIERESEGLRLTLRKPTPLVGAGSVLAAMEDQNASAVAAAAQEAVPESAESAPAAPETLQKVAATLVGTFRVSLKRGSKAAVSVGDQVRVGQIVGAVEALNVMNEVETPVAGRVVEIVVKDGQPVEYGQHMMTIDTTV
- the xseA gene encoding exodeoxyribonuclease VII large subunit — its product is MMQLFAVSQLTLYLKEVLETDPLLQDVWVQGEISNYSQSSAGHQYFSLKDEGAQLRCVMFRRAGAPHNSRAHLFAPLLAPAPVTLRNGMAVLARGRLTLYESRGDYQLVVGEIEEAGVGLLHLRFEQMKQRLEAEGLFAEERKRPLPRVPGVIGIVTSPQAAALRDMLRVLRTRCPLVRVILAPTLVQGEAAARQIAAAIDLLNTHGAADVIIVARGGGSVEELWAFNEEEVARAIYRSRLPVITGVGHETDFTIADFVADYRASTPTAAAAAAVPDAAEWRRSVADAQERLTELMESKLELLRGALTGYQRDLVRASPMSRLTRARQQVDEATRTMSERLDHVLGMRRERLRGAALHLNSLSPLLTIARGYAVVRREANGQTVKSVHQVEAGEELDIQVRDGHIRSVVWHLVAEDEQDDQTEAE
- a CDS encoding divergent PAP2 family protein — translated: MALLQNQLLIAAVLALLLAQVAKGLIALIRDRRFDFQYIAGAGGMPSSHSAFVTALATAAGKQLGLDSPVFAVCVVFAAIVMYDAAGVRRAVSVQARILNQMMEDYFDKKGIQQARLRELIGHTPFQVLIGAVLGFLVGFLVTV
- the xseB gene encoding exodeoxyribonuclease VII small subunit; amino-acid sequence: MTKQKQNEFVGLTFEEAFERLEQAVEAMDGGDLSLDEAMAHFEEGMKLAQYCERLLDDAELRVQQLLTDSAGSLTLASFESEH
- a CDS encoding Xaa-Pro peptidase family protein; translation: MSTPAERVERLRQRMAELQVDALLITQDMSRYYLSGFYAHDEGLDIAGQLLIGSDRMLLVTDGRYTEQATREAPDVPLVIRQAAFGPILAETIRQQGWQTVGLEAERVSVAIYQSMLAESKDAFTLKALNDVVEPLRECKDEGEVERIRQAQQITDETFAHLQGWLRPGLTEKEVAWEILRFMLAQGAEDASFPSIVASGPNAALPHATPTERKLEKGEPITIDMGTRYQGYCSDMTRTLCLGEPDAKLREVHEVVLRAQMACEAGLRADLVGQAADALARATIEQAGYGEYYVHGTGHGVGLEVHEYPRMSRFNSDAPLRVGAVVTIEPGIYIPGWGGVRIEDMGVITQTGVNILTRAPKELVLNA
- the efp gene encoding elongation factor P, which encodes MISVGDLKRGATIDLDGQLMSIIEWQHIKIGRGGAIVRVKMRNLRTGAIFERTFDSGEKFPRVDLDERPVQFQYQDGDHYYFMDTENFEQIPLTTAQLGDNRYYLVDGLTFELVSYNEEPLSLEPPATVDLRVTYTEPGFKGDTATGGTKPATLETGLTVQVPLFVSTGDVIRVKTDTASYLERV